The sequence AGCAATTACAAATGTTCAGCTGGATCATCAAAATATTTTAGGAGATACGCTCGAGGAAATTGCCGGAGAAAAAGCAGGAATCATTAAAAATAGCATTCCTGTCATTTTCGGTGATGAAAATGAGGTTGCAAAAAATATTATTAAAAATAAAGCAGAAAGAGAAAATGCACCTTTCATTGATGCTACTTTATTAAAAACTGATTTAAAATCTGATCTAAAAGGAAATTATCAGGAGAAAAACATTAAAGTGGTGTTAGCTTTAATTGAAGAATTAAAAAAATTAAACTTCAATATTTCTGATGCCAATATTGAAAAAGGGCTTTTGCATGTTCATGAAAATACAGGCTTTATTGGCCGTTGGTTTGAGTTCTCAAAAAATCCGTTGACGATTTGTGATACAGGCCACAACCAAGCCGGTTTGGAGCATGTTTTTGAACAATTAAACTCCATTAAAAAGCATAAACACGTTATTTTGGGCTTTGTAAATGATAAAAAGATCGATGAAGTCATGAAAATCTTACCGGAAAATTCTGAATTTTATTTTGCAAAACCGTCTATCCATAGGGGAAGACACCCGGAAGATTATGAAAACTTACTTGTTGAAGCAAAAATTTCTTATAAAATTTTCGATTCTGTACAGGAAGCGTATCTTTCTGCAAAAGAGCAATGTACAAACGAAGAAATGATTTTTATCGGCGGAAGCAACTTTGTAGTCGGAGAATTTTTAGAAAAAAATTTGGAGATTTCCGAATAAGTCGTATATTTGCACCACTCTAATCGAGGAAACAAAGATAGAGGGTTCTTAGCTCAGTTGGTTCAGAGCATCTGGTTTACACCCAGAGGGTCGGGGGTTCGAATCCCTCAGGACCCACACAAAAGGATCGAAACCTTTTAAAAAAATTCGGGTTCTTAGCTCAGTTGGTTCAGAGCATCTGGTTTACACCCAGAGGGTCGGGGGTTCGAATCCCTCAGGACCCACAGAAATCTCTCAAGAAATTGGGAGATTTTTTTATTTTAAAAAAACCGCAACGTTCTGCTGCGGTTGTTAATATCTTATTTACGGTGGCCCGGCGCGTAATATTTAGCCGATTTTGCCCCGGTTACCTTTTTTACCTGTCCCG is a genomic window of Chryseobacterium wanjuense containing:
- a CDS encoding bifunctional folylpolyglutamate synthase/dihydrofolate synthase, which gives rise to MTIEQYQEAVDWLFVQAPNYQIDGQKAYKPGLDNIIRLCDFFGNPQEKIKCIHIGGTNGKGSSSNMLASVLQESGYKTGLYNSPHLIDFTERIKINGENCDKEFVYHFIQKLKDLPEDIQPSFFEFTTIMAFEYFYQQNVDIAIIEVGLGGRLDSTNIIKPLVSAITNVQLDHQNILGDTLEEIAGEKAGIIKNSIPVIFGDENEVAKNIIKNKAERENAPFIDATLLKTDLKSDLKGNYQEKNIKVVLALIEELKKLNFNISDANIEKGLLHVHENTGFIGRWFEFSKNPLTICDTGHNQAGLEHVFEQLNSIKKHKHVILGFVNDKKIDEVMKILPENSEFYFAKPSIHRGRHPEDYENLLVEAKISYKIFDSVQEAYLSAKEQCTNEEMIFIGGSNFVVGEFLEKNLEISE